In the genome of Cellvibrio sp. KY-YJ-3, one region contains:
- a CDS encoding exodeoxyribonuclease V subunit beta, whose translation MSIIINQPVDQQVRIDALDPQTSFAVSAPAGSGKTGLLTQRVLTLLATCDEPEEVLAITFTRKAAGEMQDRIMQALWQAADSPEPSDPHILRTWKIAQQVLQRDKELQWNLLHSPQRLRVQTIDSLCRSITKQLPLASGIGAQPDTLEDAEQAYQLAVRELFKLLEDDTPLRADLTRLLRHLDNNLPAVEKLLTGLLGKREQWLGVLLQARHEEARIYLQTVLQDVIREQLEQVYNALIIHASELCAIADRAATNLQEEAERKNRIHELLGITHLPEAEPDAVNEWLAICDLLLTNGGTFRARLTKAEGFPAGKENAELKNQFSALIAALTDTAPDAEQLLQEVRNLPPPHYADHQWQLLDSLTSILPILVAQLTLVFKQQSATDYTAISQAALVALGDEESPTDLALQLDYRIRHILVDEFQDTASPQLELLKKLTNGWQAGDGRTLFIVGDGMQSCYGFRNANVGLFLDARQQGIGSVDLTALDLQVNFRSQAGVVNWVNTIFQNAFPAQDDISRGAVSYSPSVAFKSELEGDAVQFYACTYSSETKNTYSRSSDESESDDGDEPSSRVHAQQQEAVKVVELVQQARYDNPEGSIAILVRTRNHLARILPALTAAGLHYQATEIDRLASRMAIVDLLSLTRALLNPVDRTAWLAILRAPWCGLNNHDLHALTTTNLADLNPCLNDNAFAVVWPQLVNFEKIVSLSSAGKTILARVVPVLQQALTEKYRKSLRQWIEGVWFALGGPATLLDENDRDNINSFFTLLDKHQQGGSIRDWQVFNNAIDRLFAAPRADADPKLQVMTIHKSKGLEFDTVIIPGLDRSARKDDKQLLLWQERINHHGEKQLLLGSLAATGKEEDRLYTFMRREADKQQAFEATRLLYVGCTRAIKHLHLIACINTKEDELIAPAKASLLHSIWPFVNESAKLIPCKSTSDNQTGSSERKPGLQHLLRLVPTWQAPRLNDVTLLHSYRGHEFGATPFGTTESDETTAENPLNIPEVETAAARLARHTGTVIHSALQALVENKFVTNSACIAADAFINQQQPFWKIQLHQLGWHGDNLQRALQKIAQAIHTTLASEQGRWLLNCDHEQSACELSLMQKNKQDVSESIIDRTFVAEGIRWIVDYKSSEPESGETETTFIAREIETYKEQLLRYQKLLAATEPRPIKTALYLVSMGRLVETV comes from the coding sequence ATGTCCATCATCATTAACCAACCTGTCGACCAACAAGTTCGTATTGATGCACTCGACCCACAAACCTCCTTTGCAGTTTCAGCGCCCGCCGGTTCCGGTAAAACCGGCTTGCTTACCCAACGCGTATTAACGCTGCTCGCCACCTGCGATGAACCCGAAGAAGTATTGGCGATTACCTTTACGCGCAAAGCGGCCGGTGAAATGCAGGACCGCATTATGCAGGCGCTCTGGCAAGCCGCCGACTCACCCGAACCCAGCGACCCCCATATATTGCGCACCTGGAAAATTGCGCAACAAGTATTGCAGCGCGATAAAGAATTACAGTGGAATTTACTACATAGCCCGCAGCGCTTACGCGTGCAAACTATCGACAGCCTGTGTCGCTCCATCACCAAACAATTGCCCCTCGCCAGCGGCATAGGCGCACAGCCAGACACACTGGAAGATGCAGAACAAGCTTACCAATTAGCAGTGCGCGAATTATTTAAATTACTGGAAGACGACACGCCGTTACGCGCGGACTTAACTCGCCTGCTGCGCCATTTGGATAACAACCTACCCGCCGTAGAAAAATTATTAACCGGGTTGTTGGGCAAACGCGAACAATGGTTGGGCGTATTGCTGCAGGCGCGCCATGAAGAAGCGCGCATTTATTTGCAAACCGTATTGCAAGATGTGATTCGCGAACAATTGGAGCAGGTTTATAACGCGCTGATTATTCACGCCAGCGAACTCTGCGCGATTGCCGACCGCGCCGCAACCAACTTGCAAGAGGAAGCCGAGCGCAAAAATCGCATTCACGAATTATTGGGTATCACCCACTTACCCGAAGCAGAGCCAGATGCCGTTAATGAGTGGCTGGCTATTTGCGATTTACTGCTCACCAACGGCGGCACATTTCGCGCGCGTTTAACCAAAGCTGAAGGCTTTCCTGCGGGCAAAGAAAATGCCGAATTAAAAAACCAATTCAGCGCATTAATCGCCGCACTCACCGACACAGCGCCTGACGCTGAGCAATTATTACAAGAAGTACGCAACCTGCCACCGCCACACTATGCCGATCACCAATGGCAGTTGCTCGACAGCCTCACCAGCATTTTGCCAATTTTGGTTGCGCAATTAACGCTGGTATTTAAGCAGCAGAGCGCAACGGATTACACCGCTATCAGCCAGGCCGCATTAGTGGCACTGGGTGATGAAGAATCGCCCACGGATCTCGCGCTGCAATTGGACTATCGCATTCGCCATATTCTGGTGGATGAATTTCAGGATACCGCCAGCCCGCAGCTTGAGTTATTGAAAAAACTCACCAACGGTTGGCAAGCCGGTGATGGCCGCACGTTATTTATTGTGGGCGATGGCATGCAGTCCTGTTACGGTTTCCGCAACGCCAATGTAGGTTTATTTTTGGACGCACGCCAGCAAGGCATAGGCTCGGTGGATTTAACCGCGCTGGATTTACAGGTGAATTTCCGCTCGCAAGCCGGTGTAGTGAATTGGGTCAACACTATTTTTCAAAACGCCTTTCCCGCGCAGGACGACATCAGCCGCGGCGCAGTCAGTTATTCACCGTCCGTTGCGTTTAAATCCGAACTGGAAGGTGACGCGGTGCAGTTCTACGCGTGTACTTATTCCTCTGAAACTAAAAATACTTACAGCAGAAGCAGCGATGAAAGTGAGAGCGATGACGGCGACGAGCCATCATCACGCGTGCACGCGCAGCAGCAGGAAGCCGTTAAAGTTGTCGAGTTGGTACAACAAGCACGCTACGACAACCCCGAAGGTAGCATTGCGATTTTAGTGCGCACCCGCAATCATCTCGCGCGCATTTTGCCTGCGCTCACCGCCGCCGGTTTGCACTACCAAGCCACGGAAATTGATCGCCTCGCCAGCCGCATGGCGATTGTGGATTTACTCTCGCTCACCCGCGCGCTATTAAACCCCGTCGACCGCACGGCTTGGCTAGCCATTCTGCGCGCGCCTTGGTGCGGCTTAAATAATCACGACTTGCATGCGCTTACCACCACAAATTTAGCGGACCTTAATCCATGCCTGAATGACAATGCGTTTGCAGTAGTCTGGCCGCAGCTGGTGAATTTTGAAAAAATAGTTTCACTCAGCAGTGCAGGCAAAACGATTCTTGCACGCGTAGTGCCAGTATTGCAGCAGGCGTTAACCGAAAAATATCGTAAATCGCTGCGTCAATGGATTGAAGGCGTGTGGTTTGCACTGGGCGGCCCCGCCACACTGCTGGATGAAAACGACCGCGATAATATAAACAGTTTTTTTACCTTGCTGGATAAACACCAACAAGGCGGCAGCATTCGCGATTGGCAAGTATTTAATAACGCCATTGACCGTTTATTTGCTGCGCCGCGTGCCGATGCCGACCCAAAACTACAAGTAATGACCATTCACAAATCCAAGGGGTTGGAATTTGATACGGTCATTATTCCCGGCCTGGATCGCAGCGCACGTAAGGACGACAAACAGTTATTGCTCTGGCAAGAACGCATTAACCATCACGGCGAAAAACAATTACTGCTCGGCTCACTCGCTGCCACCGGCAAAGAAGAGGACCGCCTCTACACCTTTATGCGCCGCGAGGCAGATAAACAACAGGCATTTGAAGCAACCCGCTTGTTATACGTAGGCTGTACTCGCGCCATTAAACATTTGCATTTAATTGCCTGTATCAACACCAAAGAAGATGAATTAATCGCGCCCGCAAAAGCATCTCTGCTGCACAGTATTTGGCCGTTTGTAAACGAAAGCGCAAAACTTATTCCGTGCAAATCCACCAGTGATAACCAAACAGGCAGCAGCGAGCGCAAACCGGGTTTGCAACATTTGTTACGCCTTGTTCCCACCTGGCAAGCACCCAGATTAAATGACGTAACACTGCTGCACAGCTATCGCGGCCACGAATTCGGTGCTACTCCATTTGGTACTACAGAAAGCGATGAGACCACAGCTGAAAACCCATTAAATATCCCCGAAGTAGAAACCGCCGCCGCGCGCCTCGCACGCCACACAGGGACGGTGATTCACAGTGCACTACAAGCACTGGTCGAAAATAAATTCGTCACCAATAGTGCGTGTATTGCCGCTGATGCATTTATCAACCAGCAACAACCTTTCTGGAAAATCCAACTACACCAACTCGGCTGGCATGGCGACAATTTACAGCGCGCCCTGCAAAAAATCGCCCAAGCCATTCACACCACCCTCGCCAGCGAACAAGGCCGCTGGCTGCTCAATTGCGACCACGAACAAAGCGCCTGTGAACTCTCGCTGATGCAAAAAAACAAACAAGACGTAAGCGAATCCATCATCGACCGCACTTTCGTCGCTGAGGGTATACGATGGATAGTGGATTACAAAAGCAGTGAACCGGAAAGTGGCGAAACTGAAACAACGTTTATCGCACGCGAAATAGAAACCTATAAAGAGCAATTACTGCGCTACCAAAAACTGCTGGCAGCAACAGAACCCCGTCCAATCAAAACAGCACTTTATTTAGTGAGTATGGGGAGGTTAGTTGAAACGGTGTAA
- a CDS encoding CDP-alcohol phosphatidyltransferase family protein: MRSPVKHEILLAILVGMAVLLAVFFSIKQFTALNALQWLLIADCLWFYVCWQLWQRLELNRASEGAPLYPTLGWANRLTLLRGGLIALTGGFLFQPQAAGLMAWVPGALYTLAAILDRMDGFVARRSKQTSLLGTELDTVYDALGLVVAPLLAVGYGKIHWSFLLVSAAYYVFVWGLYWRRTHNLPVYPLMPSMLRRTLAGFQMGFVAFILLPCFQAPLTVIIGIAFMLPILLGFMVDWLMVSGRIESNTTNSHFFNRLEQISHNSLQPLLRLALAIAFLLFITSNNLLSLTWLPIILFLAVAMTFFGLAGRVGALLVVVLITLLQGDKPVDAIMAIIIFSGVWLMLLGTGRFSLWQWDDQWVNRRDGEEHN; encoded by the coding sequence ATGCGATCACCTGTAAAACACGAAATACTTCTGGCCATTTTAGTGGGTATGGCGGTGCTGCTGGCGGTGTTCTTTAGCATTAAACAGTTCACCGCGCTCAATGCGCTGCAATGGTTACTGATTGCGGACTGTTTATGGTTTTATGTGTGTTGGCAATTATGGCAGCGGTTGGAGTTGAACCGCGCAAGTGAAGGTGCTCCACTCTACCCCACTCTGGGTTGGGCGAACCGGTTGACCTTGTTGCGCGGTGGATTGATTGCATTAACCGGGGGATTTTTGTTTCAACCGCAAGCTGCGGGATTAATGGCTTGGGTTCCAGGTGCGTTGTATACCTTGGCAGCAATTCTGGACCGCATGGATGGATTTGTGGCGCGGCGCAGCAAACAAACGAGCTTATTGGGTACTGAGCTGGATACGGTTTATGACGCGCTGGGGTTAGTGGTTGCGCCGTTATTAGCAGTGGGTTACGGAAAAATTCACTGGAGCTTTTTATTGGTAAGCGCAGCCTATTATGTTTTTGTGTGGGGTCTGTACTGGCGGCGCACACATAACTTACCGGTTTATCCACTTATGCCCAGCATGTTACGCCGCACGCTCGCGGGCTTTCAAATGGGGTTTGTCGCGTTTATTTTATTACCCTGCTTTCAGGCACCACTGACAGTAATTATCGGTATCGCGTTTATGCTGCCAATCCTGCTTGGTTTTATGGTGGATTGGTTAATGGTGAGTGGCCGCATTGAATCCAACACAACTAATAGCCACTTTTTTAATCGCCTCGAGCAAATTAGCCACAATAGTTTGCAACCATTGTTACGGCTGGCATTAGCTATTGCATTTTTATTGTTCATAACCAGCAACAACCTTTTATCGCTAACCTGGTTACCAATTATTTTATTTCTTGCGGTAGCCATGACTTTTTTTGGGTTGGCTGGCCGTGTAGGGGCGTTGTTGGTAGTGGTATTAATTACTTTATTGCAGGGCGATAAACCTGTTGATGCAATTATGGCAATTATTATTTTCAGTGGTGTGTGGTTAATGCTGCTGGGCACTGGCCGCTTCAGCCTCTGGCAGTGGGACGACCAGTGGGTAAACCGCCGCGATGGTGAGGAGCACAATTAA
- a CDS encoding lysylphosphatidylglycerol synthase transmembrane domain-containing protein, whose amino-acid sequence MQRAAFFTLLLWLIAIALAAWTLAQLPLADITHSISALSAVQWIFWLGLNALIIVVLGLRWQLLTQALAAPVNLLKLLLIRQAGQAVSFITPGPQFGGEPLQIYWLYKYGLPLRKAFLSLGLDRFFELWVNFSVLLLAVLLLLAGVGDTLQYETIKYDTIQYDIIKSNAIGDWQTALLPLLIFLGLMFLLAWVLVKQPQWINNRLERIAARWQHNHRLNNINQHWQSLSDDLRTALRTQKIRFSLALLLSLLGWMGILGELYLILRLVGIEADVHSFLIILVAMRMALLLPMPGGVGTLEASVLWSFHTLGLPASAALGLIALMRVRDAIVLLIGLACLRASASNTTNAQTKSITET is encoded by the coding sequence ATGCAGCGCGCCGCATTCTTTACGCTCTTGTTGTGGCTAATCGCCATAGCTTTAGCAGCATGGACACTTGCACAATTACCCCTTGCCGACATAACCCACAGCATTAGTGCACTCAGCGCCGTGCAATGGATTTTTTGGTTAGGGCTTAACGCACTTATTATTGTGGTGCTCGGCTTGCGCTGGCAATTATTAACCCAGGCATTGGCCGCGCCGGTTAATTTGTTAAAACTCTTGTTAATTCGCCAAGCGGGGCAAGCAGTAAGTTTCATTACCCCCGGCCCACAATTTGGCGGTGAACCGCTGCAAATTTATTGGCTGTACAAATACGGGCTGCCACTGCGCAAAGCGTTTTTATCCCTAGGGCTGGATCGGTTTTTTGAGCTGTGGGTTAATTTTTCCGTGCTGTTGCTAGCAGTGTTATTACTGCTTGCCGGTGTGGGCGACACCCTCCAATACGAAACTATCAAATACGACACTATCCAATACGACATCATCAAATCCAACGCTATCGGCGACTGGCAAACAGCGCTACTGCCACTGCTGATTTTTTTAGGGTTGATGTTTTTGCTGGCGTGGGTTTTAGTGAAACAACCGCAGTGGATAAATAATCGCCTTGAACGCATTGCCGCACGCTGGCAACACAATCATCGTTTGAACAACATCAATCAACACTGGCAGTCATTGAGCGACGATTTACGCACTGCACTGCGCACACAAAAAATTCGCTTTTCACTCGCTCTGCTATTGTCATTGCTCGGTTGGATGGGAATATTGGGTGAGCTGTATTTGATTTTGCGTTTAGTGGGCATTGAAGCTGACGTGCATTCTTTTCTGATTATTTTAGTGGCGATGCGCATGGCGCTGTTGTTACCTATGCCCGGTGGAGTGGGCACCTTGGAGGCATCTGTACTCTGGTCATTTCACACATTGGGTTTACCCGCTAGCGCAGCCTTGGGTTTAATTGCACTCATGCGCGTGCGCGATGCCATTGTGTTGTTGATCGGGTTGGCGTGTTTGCGCGCTAGCGCTAGCAATACCACTAACGCACAAACCAAATCCATTACTGAAACCTAA
- a CDS encoding 6-carboxytetrahydropterin synthase: protein MYTVAVTRDFIANHFLIGGDWGSENFPHAHHYVAEVSIESDQLDKHGYLVDIVEIEAALDKVVGYFRDSLLNDKEEFAGLNPSIEHFSRIINEKVIALIHPPGTGSLTIKLWENATCWAAYRKSF, encoded by the coding sequence ATGTATACCGTTGCAGTGACCCGCGATTTTATCGCCAACCATTTTCTGATCGGCGGCGATTGGGGCAGTGAAAATTTTCCGCATGCACATCACTATGTGGCGGAAGTGAGTATTGAAAGCGACCAATTGGATAAACACGGTTATTTGGTGGATATTGTTGAGATAGAAGCGGCGCTGGATAAAGTAGTGGGGTACTTCCGCGATAGCCTGCTGAATGACAAAGAAGAATTTGCCGGACTAAACCCCAGCATCGAACATTTCAGTCGCATTATTAATGAAAAAGTCATCGCACTGATTCACCCACCCGGCACGGGTTCGCTCACGATCAAGCTATGGGAAAATGCCACCTGTTGGGCGGCGTATCGCAAATCTTTTTAA
- a CDS encoding zinc-binding dehydrogenase — translation MTTDAGQNKPVYAQQLWFTGIEQVEVRGQPLAALAEGELLVQVECSAISAGTEMLVYRGQIPNEMPLDATITVLRSQQQDQQQYPLQYGYASVGIVKAVGEGVDAALIGQRVFAFQPHASHFITTPANVIPVPAGIAAEDAVFLPNMETAVNLIQDGSPALGERVVVLGQGIVGLLLANLLAQFPLTQLHGVDAIAVRRERALQLGVSEVFDPFSTTDINALKQQLSVAENNTGADLIYEVSGAPDALNLAIELSGFASRIVIGSWYGNKTAAIALGGNAHRNRLKITTSQVSSLAPELSGRWDKGRRFELTWQMLRKLQPSQLITHRAPLSEAPALYQRLHQSPVEILQAIFCYSHS, via the coding sequence ATGACGACTGACGCTGGCCAAAATAAACCTGTATATGCACAGCAACTCTGGTTCACCGGCATTGAACAAGTTGAAGTGCGCGGACAACCTCTTGCCGCACTGGCTGAAGGTGAATTGTTGGTGCAAGTGGAATGCTCAGCGATCAGTGCCGGTACCGAAATGCTGGTGTATCGCGGGCAAATTCCCAATGAAATGCCGCTTGATGCGACGATCACTGTGTTGCGTTCCCAGCAACAAGATCAGCAACAATATCCGCTGCAATACGGCTATGCCAGTGTTGGTATTGTTAAAGCAGTGGGTGAGGGTGTGGACGCCGCATTAATCGGTCAACGTGTATTTGCGTTTCAACCACACGCCAGCCATTTCATCACCACACCTGCGAATGTTATTCCTGTTCCTGCAGGCATAGCTGCGGAGGACGCCGTATTTTTACCCAATATGGAAACCGCTGTTAATTTAATTCAGGATGGCAGCCCCGCATTGGGTGAGCGAGTGGTGGTGTTGGGGCAGGGCATCGTGGGATTGCTGCTGGCAAATTTATTAGCGCAGTTTCCGCTGACTCAATTACACGGGGTGGATGCAATTGCTGTGCGCCGCGAGCGTGCTTTGCAACTCGGCGTAAGTGAGGTGTTCGATCCATTTTCGACGACAGATATTAATGCCCTTAAACAACAATTAAGTGTTGCAGAAAATAACACCGGTGCTGATCTCATTTATGAAGTGAGCGGCGCGCCCGATGCATTAAATTTGGCAATTGAGTTAAGTGGTTTTGCAAGCCGGATTGTTATCGGCAGTTGGTACGGTAATAAAACTGCAGCGATTGCGCTGGGTGGAAATGCCCATCGCAATCGCTTAAAAATTACCACCAGCCAAGTGAGTAGCCTTGCGCCGGAATTAAGTGGCCGCTGGGATAAGGGTCGTCGGTTTGAGCTTACCTGGCAAATGTTGCGCAAGCTGCAGCCCAGCCAATTAATTACCCATCGCGCCCCGCTCAGTGAAGCACCAGCACTTTATCAGCGTTTGCACCAGTCTCCAGTGGAGATACTGCAAGCCATTTTTTGTTATTCACACTCTTAA
- a CDS encoding RibD family protein has product MNLNQRIENWLTQNKNAFRSSERPFVTLSYAQSLDGSIALRCDEPLALSGEESLRLTHQLRSMHDGILVGIGTVLSDDPQLTVRHWIGHNPQPIVLDSQLRIPAKARLCCLPDKRCWVLTTVDDEGTVIEGLEITALQGNADGRVCLQRALKLLWSRGIKSLMVEGGASVISAFLKARLVDALVLTITPQFVGGYKAVTGLGNQSRGTFPQLKPFFSERLGDDLIVWGNLNYSDHTA; this is encoded by the coding sequence ATGAACCTCAATCAACGAATTGAAAACTGGCTGACCCAGAATAAAAACGCGTTTCGTTCCAGCGAGCGGCCCTTCGTGACCCTAAGCTATGCGCAAAGCCTTGATGGCAGTATCGCGCTGCGCTGCGATGAACCACTTGCGTTGAGTGGTGAAGAATCGCTGCGGTTAACCCATCAATTACGCAGCATGCACGACGGCATTTTAGTTGGCATAGGCACCGTATTAAGTGATGACCCACAGCTCACCGTGCGCCACTGGATTGGTCACAACCCGCAGCCAATTGTGTTGGACAGTCAATTGCGCATTCCAGCAAAAGCGCGCTTGTGTTGCCTGCCGGATAAACGCTGCTGGGTATTAACCACGGTAGATGATGAGGGTACCGTTATTGAAGGTTTGGAAATTACCGCGCTGCAAGGCAATGCCGATGGCCGTGTGTGTTTGCAGCGCGCGTTGAAGTTATTATGGAGCCGCGGCATAAAAAGTTTAATGGTGGAGGGTGGAGCCAGTGTTATCAGTGCGTTTTTAAAAGCCCGCTTGGTGGACGCACTGGTGCTCACTATTACGCCGCAATTTGTAGGCGGCTACAAAGCAGTGACTGGTTTAGGTAATCAATCGCGCGGTACATTTCCACAGTTAAAACCTTTTTTCTCTGAACGCCTGGGTGATGATTTAATCGTGTGGGGCAATTTAAATTATAGCGATCACACAGCATAA
- the ribA gene encoding GTP cyclohydrolase II, with translation MPNPSVTRTAAARIPTRYGDFQLCYYTNTLDNKEHLAFYMGDLTRAEGVLARVHSECFTGDVLGSLRCDCGEQLDRALALVAEEGQGVVIYLRQEGRGIGLEQKLLAYNLQDQGYDTVDANLMLGHGADERSYSLAACILEDLGVQSVRLMTNNPAKIQALKAEGIKVVARVPLEIAANAENKGYMITKAKRMDHLLFSKPFVSSHHSDLHEPQSTN, from the coding sequence ATGCCAAATCCGTCTGTTACTCGCACTGCTGCCGCCCGCATTCCCACGCGCTATGGGGATTTTCAATTGTGTTATTACACCAATACGCTGGATAACAAAGAGCACCTCGCCTTTTACATGGGTGACCTGACTCGCGCAGAGGGCGTGTTGGCTCGTGTTCATTCAGAGTGTTTCACTGGTGATGTGCTTGGTTCATTGCGCTGCGATTGTGGTGAGCAATTGGACCGCGCGCTGGCGCTGGTGGCCGAGGAGGGGCAAGGCGTGGTGATTTATTTGCGTCAGGAGGGGCGCGGCATTGGCCTTGAGCAAAAGTTGCTTGCCTATAACTTGCAAGATCAGGGTTACGACACGGTTGATGCCAACCTTATGTTAGGCCATGGTGCCGATGAGCGAAGCTACTCGCTAGCCGCGTGTATTCTGGAGGATTTGGGTGTGCAATCCGTGCGCTTGATGACCAATAATCCCGCCAAGATCCAGGCATTAAAGGCCGAAGGCATCAAGGTGGTGGCGCGTGTGCCGCTGGAAATTGCGGCCAACGCCGAGAATAAAGGTTATATGATCACCAAAGCCAAACGCATGGATCATTTGTTATTTAGTAAGCCGTTTGTTTCATCCCATCACAGTGATTTGCATGAACCTCAATCAACGAATTGA